tgggttgtttccacatctttgcaattgtgaattctgctgttttaaacatttgagtgcagatgtctttgttatagaatgtcttttgttcttttgggtagatgcccaataatgggattgctagatcaaatggtaggtctccttgaatctgtttaaggtgtctccatattgctttccacatgGGTTGCACTAGtgtacagtcccaccagcagtgtatgaatgtgcctgtgtctctgcatccatgccaacatgtattgttttgggccttgacaaatttttagaaacacacagccttcccaggctcaactaggaagaaatagaattcctgaatagaccactatcaagaactgaaatcgaaacagcaataaaaaaccttcccaaaaagaaagccatggaccagatgggttcacccccgaattttaccacacctacaaagaagaactggtgcccatcctacataaacaattctccaacatcgagaaggatggaattctccccaacacattttaccaagccaacaaaaagaatatattttaagtttaaaatggaTTCAAAtcataaaaacacttaaaaagttGTTAAGAGGCCAGAGAAAGATATTGACAGTGTGAACTTGGGCAATACATGGAACGGTTGAACTTCTctgagacttaattttttttccataaatatcaGAACCCCTACGTAAGCCCATTTATGGATAGACTTGAAGTAACttaagtgtattaataaaataatggtaataaaacCTTGTGAAACACAACATTAGATATATTAGCATATCACTTCAAAATGCCCAAGgtcatatttgtattttacatgCCGTAGCTGAAACCTGAAGTCCCTGTTTCCATGTTATATGTTGTGTGTTGTAGTTACCCAGTCATTTGTCTCCCTGCCTTTAAGCAAATAACTTATTTAAGTACAAATAACAATGTTAAGgtcatttaaatatatagtttcaTTAACTTGAATGTAGAAATGAATGTGGATTATTCTCATATCATTATTCAGGTTCTTTAAtctcaatatttttattgaaataagaaaaattctaagTCAAATAAGCTGTCTGTGAATAGTTTTGTGAAAGGATAAAATGGACTCCAGATGTCAATTATTCAAGACACACAGGCTAAAAATAAGCAGAACACATAAGCAAACTTACAAACACCACTTTAGCAGGCTCATTTTGCTTGCTAATTCTCATCCCACCATCAATACTGTATACAGCACAAATAGATTTTTATACagcatacataaacacacacatatagacatatatgtaacatctgaaaatattttattagatgcTCTAAGGCTGTGCTTTCCAACACTGCAGACAGAGGCCCCATGTGGCTattgggcacttgaaatgtgtATAGTCCAAATTGAAGTGTACTCtcagtataaaatacacacaagaGTTTGAAGGCTTAgaatgaaaacaaagtaaaagattgcactaataattttatattaattacataaGAAATTATGTCATATAAGTATTATTATAGTGATAGcaatatacacacaaacataatatattgcatataatatcttaaaataatacacTATATAATTAATATCAATGTTGTTAATGTTACTATTGATAATGCTGttttggattaaataaaaatataatttaagtaaattttacttttaaatgtatctactgcaaaattttaaattattaatatatttctattggaaAATACTGTTCTAGGATGTTCTAATCAAGATGTAAAAGGGAAGTATAGAAAGGAAAGTAGAGAGAATCATGATCATTCTTTCAGAGAGGAGAATATCCCAAACACTCTTGTCATGGACTCCAGGACTTCCTTATTCCTCAGGCTGTAGATAATGGGATTGAGCATCGGGGTGAGGATGGTGTAGAAGACTGCCAGGATCTTATCATTAGCTGGTGAGCGGAGATTCTTTGGCCGAAGATAGGTGTAGACAAAAGGTGCATAGTAAAAGATCACTACAGTCAAATGTGTTGAACAGGTGGTGAAggccttttttcttccctcttttgagCGCATGTGGTAGACAGCAAATAGGACCTGGCCATAGGAAGTGGTGATaccaaggaaaggaagaaggagaaagaggattGTGCTCAGAAAAACCATGTACTCATGGACCCAGGTGTCCATACAAACAAGAGACAACATGGCTGGGACATCACAGAAGAAATGATCGATGGCCCTAGATCTGCAATAAGGAATATAGAGGATGTAGACTGTGTGTGCCAAGGAGTTGATGGACGCTACTGTCCAAGATCCTATGATCATCTTCACACACATCCTGTTACTCATGCGGATGGGATAATGGAGGGGGTGGCAGATGGCCACGTAACGGTCATAGGCCATGAAGGCCAGCAGTAAGGCTTCAGAACCACCCATGGTCAGGAAGAAGAAGCTTTGCACACCACATCCCAGGAAGGAGATGCTTTTCTGGCCAGAGAGGAAGTTGAAAGCCATCTTGGGGACGGTGGTGGAGATGTACATCAGGTCCATGAGGGAGAGCTGGCTGAGCAGAAAGTACATTGGTGTGTGGAGACGGAGATCCACACGTATGAGGTGAATCATGGCCATGTTACCCACTGAGGCGAGGAAGAATATGAGGATGATAAGGAACAAGAGAAGAAGGCCAACTTGGTTTTGGGGAAACAACCCcaacaaaatgaaatcatttgaTGTGTGATTCCATTTCTCCATGAAAACTTACTGCTTGAACTcccttgaaagaaaaataaacacccacacaaaatgaaatgaagtagaacaaaagaataaaaaggaactgGTTTATTATAGAATGAACTGTTTTTCTCCAACACTGCAGCTTTTGTTGAGcctat
Above is a genomic segment from Lemur catta isolate mLemCat1 chromosome 13, mLemCat1.pri, whole genome shotgun sequence containing:
- the LOC123649144 gene encoding olfactory receptor 2L13-like codes for the protein MEKWNHTSNDFILLGLFPQNQVGLLLLFLIILIFFLASVGNMAMIHLIRVDLRLHTPMYFLLSQLSLMDLMYISTTVPKMAFNFLSGQKSISFLGCGVQSFFFLTMGGSEALLLAFMAYDRYVAICHPLHYPIRMSNRMCVKMIIGSWTVASINSLAHTVYILYIPYCRSRAIDHFFCDVPAMLSLVCMDTWVHEYMVFLSTILFLLLPFLGITTSYGQVLFAVYHMRSKEGRKKAFTTCSTHLTVVIFYYAPFVYTYLRPKNLRSPANDKILAVFYTILTPMLNPIIYSLRNKEVLESMTRVFGIFSSLKE